In the genome of Populus alba chromosome 11, ASM523922v2, whole genome shotgun sequence, one region contains:
- the LOC118031246 gene encoding cytochrome P450 716B1, with the protein MEGLISVPINLPFTRFNRSLQASEKIREIVMDLIREKMVALDHPNASPQQDLITSLLSLRNDHNSVALSDEEIVDNAVIKQEETSKNKASNELLTWDDLRRMKYTWRVAMESLRMNPPAFCSFRKVLKDFNYEGYLIPKGWQVMWCMTHMDDSIFPYPSDFDPKHFERQSSIPPYSFMGFGGGPPICPGYEFARLETLITVHYLVNRFTWKLCCPEISFSRDPMPSFKDGLEIEIEPKILGEII; encoded by the exons ATGGAGGGTCTTATATCAGTACCAATCAATTTGCCCTTCACACGCTTCAACCGTAGCCTCCAAGCAAGTGAAAAGATCAGAGAAATCGTCATGGATCTTATTCGTGAAAAAATGGTTGCATTGGACCATCCAAATGCCTCTCCTCAACAAGATCTAATCACTAGCTTGCTTAGTCTCCGGAACGATCACAATTCTGTAGCATTATCTGATGAGGAAATTGTGGATAATGCTGTTATTAA ACAAGAAGAGACTAGCAAGAATAAGGCCTCCAATGAGCTCTTAACATGGGATGATCTTAGAAGAATGAAATACACATGGAGAGTAGCTATGGAGTCTCTAAGGATGAACCCTCCTGCATTTTGTTCCTTCAGGAAGGTCCTTAAAGATTTCAATTATGAGGGTTACCTTATTCCCAAAGGATGGCAG GTGATGTGGTGCATGACACACATGGATGATTCTATCTTCCCATATCCATCGGATTTTGATCCAAAGCATTTCGAAAGGCAGTCATCGATCCCCCCATATAGTTTCATGGGATTCGGAGGAGGGCCTCCAATATGTCCTGGATATGAATTTGCAAGACTTGAAACTCTGATTACAGTACATTACCTGGTGAACAGGTTCACATGGAAGCTTTGCTGTCctgaaatttctttttctaggGATCCAATGCCATCTTTCAAGGATGGACTAGAGATAGAAATCGAGCCAAAGATTCTTGGAGAAATCATCTAA
- the LOC118031254 gene encoding pentatricopeptide repeat-containing protein At1g11630, mitochondrial, with amino-acid sequence MALFARLRLQFLNLGHHINFSTSPLSSKCKTRAALSLLKSETNPEKILEICRSAYLTPYAHIDRITFSVAIDKLAKSNNFSYIDDFLTDLRTSRPDLRTVRFAAHSIILYGQAGMIDQAIRLFKEYHEKNQNDVVLTSGSVKLLNALLFSCILAKKYDEVERVFVDFSKRFKIEPNLETFNTVIQSFCESGSSSSCYSVLNEMDTKGVKPNETTFGHLFAGFYREEKNEDVGTVSKMIEEDYGISAGIGVYNIRIHSLCKLKRAREAKVLLEECLSKGIKPNGVTYSHLILGFCMEGDLEEAKMLFKSMENRGCQPAYSCYATLVYFLGKGGDFESAYRVCKESMGKKMVPNFSTMKILVQGLASSGEVDKAKELIGEVKERFSKNTELWNEVEAGLPQ; translated from the coding sequence ATGGCACTCTTCGCTCGCCTCCGCCTCCAGTTCCTCAACCTCGGCCACCACATCAACTTCTCCACCTCCCCACTCTCCTCCAAATGCAAAACACGCGCCGCCCTCTCACTCCTCAAAAGCGAAACCAACCCCGAAAAAATCCTCGAAATCTGCCGCTCCGCTTACCTAACTCCCTACGCCCACATCGACCGAATCACCTTCTCAGTCGCCATTGACAAGCTCGCCAAATCCAACAACTTCTCTTACATCGACGACTTCTTAACTGATCTCCGCACTTCACGCCCTGATCTCCGCACCGTACGCTTCGCTGCTCACTCCATCATCCTCTACGGCCAAGCTGGCATGATTGATCAGGCGATTCGGCTTTTCAAGGAATATCATGAGAAGAATCAAAATGACGTCGTTTTAACCTCTGGATCAGTGAAATTGTTGAATGCTTTGCTGTTTTCGTGTATTTTAGCAAagaaatatgatgaagtggaaagggtttttgttgattttagcaAGAGGTTCAAAATCGAGCCGAATCTGGAAACTTTTAATACTGTCATTCAGTCATTTTGTGAGAGTGGGAGTTCGAGTTCGTGTTATTCGGTTTTGAATGAGATGGATACGAAGGGAGTGAAGCCGAACGAAACCACTTTCGGGCATTTATTTGCGGGGTTTTATAGGGAAGAGAAGAATGAGGATGTAGGGACAGTGTCGAAAATGATAGAGGAAGATTATGGGATCAGTGCTGGGATTGGTGTTTATAATATTAGGATTCACAGTTTGTGTAAACTTAAGAGGGCGAGAGAAGCGAAAGTATTGTTAGAAGAGTGTTTATCGAAGGGAATTAAGCCGAATGGGGTTACATATAGTCATTTGATTCTTGGGTTTTGCATGGAAGGTGATTTGGAGGAAGCAAAGATGTTGTTTAAGAGTATGGAGAATAGAGGGTGTCAACCGGCTTATAGCTGTTATGCTACTTTGGTTTACTTTTTGGGTAAAGGTGGGGATTTTGAGTCGGCCTATAGGGTTTGCAAGGAGAGCATGGGGAAGAAAATGGTGCCAAATTTTTCGACTATGAAGATTTTAGTGCAAGGGCTTGCGAGTAGTGGGGAGGTAGACAAGGCAAAAGAACTTATTGGGGAAGTAAAGGAGAGGTTTTCCAAGAATACCGAGTTGTGGAATGAGGTTGAAGCTGGGTTGCCTCAGTAG
- the LOC118031245 gene encoding cytochrome P450 716B1-like: protein MFLHGLAANKFIYTCDGSTLVNQHPLSVRRICGERNILELNGHEHKRERGPVSFLQPEVLKQYVDKIDEVWKHFEMHWHGKQKIRSLIIGIEQGEKRDILVELFQQLLKGVLSEIVDNVLVIMIAGYDTSSILLTFLIGLLANNPSVYASICQEQEKIVRSKTLGELLTWDDLARGSLKISSMKDTYSQRMAGSLFSLHDTHE, encoded by the exons ATGTTCCTTCATGGACTGGCTGCAAATAAGTTCATTTATACTTGTGATGGTAGCACACTTGTCAATCAACATCCATTATCGGTAAGAAGGATTTGCGGTGAGAGGAATATCCTGGAATTGAATGGACATGAGCACAAGCGTGAGAGGGGCCCTGTATCATTTCTCCAGCCTGAAGTGTTAAAGCAATATGTTGATAAGATAGATGAAGTTTGGAAGCATTTTGAGATGCATTGGCATGGCAAGCAGAAGATTCG CTCACTGATAATTGGAATTGAACAAGGTGAGAAAAGAGACATACTTGTAGAGCTATTTCAACAACTGCTGAAGGGTGTTCTTTCG GAAATTGTAGATAATGTTCTTGTCATAATGATAGCAGGGTATGATACGTCCTCCATCCTTCTCACTTTCTTGATCGGGCTTTTAGCTAACAATCCATCTGTTTATGCCAGCATTTGTCAAG AACAGGAGAAAATTGTCAGGAGTAAGACCTTGGGGGAGCTTCTAACATGGGATGATCTTGCAA GAGGGTCGTTAAAGATTTCGAGCATGAAGGATACTTATTCCCAAAGGATGGCAG GTAGCTTGTTCAGCCTGCATGACACACATGAATGA
- the LOC118031250 gene encoding uncharacterized protein: MDLHLKNLFGRFQEQFGSGPGLGPGSSTCLMKVEGVSPNFIKSIYKGSAALYRTEPWKRLRPCHLFGIRVGKDSDWSGKKQPFPCVQFIGGDGGDVGFYMFRSESDAKKMTGPRETIRVPNVELLRVSYEPEALMFPSNKRMIKSLSLEASGTDRFPVIDIARCMSSGELRFRNPTLEELRFVYAFMRAISLVHPLLQEDKDGAPKWSRMMYFETFIETVDVQWPPEMAKGHDLVAVTVSHPPGQAYEEKASSTASSTPTKYAEPPREEVFVDVRVNSNGVLRQCTLCEKEVHGDQSQCCAQCRAVVYCSSLCQKQHWKETHKSMCGLYKAMMEREEELAMKIFLFPCSADQPCKWLESLGIHQKGMWRRKCGCYAHCPLGLLPVKGGLWDSWGGLDDEEYPRDSPFHNHVRDGISSPILLSGWSEYYNLRSLPLSSPVADILSHPFTVYYILTALNISSKNLLLKGKEVILHYLGPEGELDWMPAFAEIGHLLNGSGNIHIVMVGPEVPTNLSGTTSGISSRVRVNLVRGNYQDEATYLPSPHIIVALNCGLESYSAWGGALELIKSRGVPAFFTEQSEILCANAKQVLRGAGLHITHPVTPNPFRSPVKTHCLSNNLPSYSNGFVLGVNT; the protein is encoded by the coding sequence ATGGATTTGCATTTGAAGAATTTGTTTGGTAGATTTCAGGAGCAATTTGGTTCTGGTCCTGGGCTTGGTCCCGGATCAAGTACATGTCTAATGAAGGTAGAGGGAGTTTCTCCTAATTTCATTAAGTCTATATATAAAGGTTCTGCTGCTCTTTATAGAACTGAACCGTGGAAAAGATTGCGTCCTTGTCATCTTTTTGGTATCCGGGTAGGGAAGGATTCGGATTGGTCCGGCAAGAAACAGCCTTTTCCTTGTGTTCAGTTCATAGGAGGTGATGGTGGGGATGTTGGGTTTTATATGTTTCGATCTGAAAGTGATGCTAAGAAGATGACTGGACCGAGAGAGACAATTCGTGTTCCAAATGTTGAGCTTTTGAGAGTCTCGTATGAACCTGAGGCGTTGATGTTTCCTTCAAATAAGAGAATGATCAAGTCTTTGTCACTGGAAGCATCGGGTACTGATAGGTTTCCTGTGATTGATATTGCACGTTGTATGTCTTCTGGTGAGCTTCGGTTTAGGAATCCAACTCTTGAAGAGCTTAGGTTTGTGTATGCCTTCATGAGAGCTATTTCTCTTGTGCATCCACTACTCCAGGAAGATAAAGATGGTGCTCCAAAATGGTCAAGGATGAtgtattttgaaacatttattgAGACTGTGGATGTTCAATGGCCTCCAGAAATGGCCAAGGGTCATGACCTTGTTGCAGTTACTGTCTCCCATCCTCCTGGTCAGGCATATGAGGAAAAGGCTAGCTCAACAGCTAGCTCGACACCCACCAAGTATGCTGAACCACCAAGGGAGGAGGTCTTTGTTGATGTAAGAGTAAATTCAAATGGTGTCTTGAGGCAGTGTACATTGTGTGAGAAAGAAGTTCATGGAGACCAGTCTCAATGTTGTGCGCAGTGTCGCGCTGTGGTCTACTGCAGTTCTCTGTGCCAGAAGCAGCACTGGAAGGAAACACACAAGAGCATGTGTGGTCTTTACAAGGCTATGatggaaagagaagaagagctGGCAATGAAAATCTTTTTGTTCCCGTGTTCAGCTGACCAGCCTTGTAAATGGCTTGAGTCACTGGGCATCCATCAAAAAGGCATGTGGAGAAGGAAGTGTGGTTGCTATGCTCACTGCCCTCTTGGTCTCCTTCCTGTCAAAGGTGGGCTTTGGGACTCATGGGGTGGGCTGGATGACGAGGAGTACCCTCGTGATTCCCCTTTCCACAACCATGTAAGAGATGGAATATCAAGCCCAATCCTTCTTTCTGGTTGGTCAGAGTACTATAATCTTCGGTCGCTGCCATTATCAAGCCCTGTTGCTGACATTCTCTCTCACCCATTTACAGTTTATTACATATTAACTGCTCTTAATATTAGTTCGAAGAACTTGTTACTCAAAGGGAAAGAGGTGATTCTTCACTACCTTGGTCCTGAAGGGGAGTTAGATTGGATGCCTGCATTTGCAGAGATTGGCCATTTGCTGAATGGATCAGGAAATATACATATTGTAATGGTGGGACCGGAAGTTCCAACTAACTTGTCAGGCACAACTTCAGGAATAAGTAGTAGAGTGAGGGTGAATCTTGTGAGAGGTAATTATCAGGATGAAGCTACCTATCTTCCTTCTCCACATATCATTGTTGCATTGAACTGTGGATTGGAGAGCTATTCTGCTTGGGGAGGAGCACTTGAATTGATAAAATCTAGAGGTGTTCCAGCCTTCTTCACAGAGCAGTCTGAAATTTTATGTGCGAATGCAAAGCAGGTTCTTCGTGGAGCTGGATTACACATTACACATCCAGTGACACCAAATCCTTTCCGCTCTCCAGTCAAGACTCACTGTCTTTCAAACAATCTTCCTTCATATAGCAATGGTTTTGTGCTTGGGGTGAATACATGA
- the LOC118031251 gene encoding cytochrome P450 716B1, with protein MSPTIFFSMLLFLLPLYLLLIACRKSSKKLPPGSLGLPIIGQTFSFLSAMRKNRAEEWLQDRIRKYGPISKMSLLGAPTVFVCGQAANKFFYTCDDSILANQQPSSVRRLCGERNILELSGHEHKRVRGALVSILKPEVLKQYVGKMDEEVRKHFKIHWHGKKKVLAMPLMKTLTFNVMSTLIFGIEQGAKREILVELFQQLLKGALSVPINFPFTCFNRSLQARKKIRTIVMDLIHEKRAAMEDQITSPQQDLITTLLRLRNADFSAAFSDEEIVDNVIIIMMAGYDTTSILLSLLINLLANNPSVYASVLQEQEEIARSKVSDDLLTWDDLQRMRYTWRVATESLRMTPPVFSFFRKVLKDFEYEGYLIPKGWQVNWAACMTHMDESIFPNPSDFDPGHFDKQAPVPPYSFVAFGGGARICPGYEFARLETLITIHYLVNRFTWKLCHPNIYVSRDPLPIFKDGLEIEIEPKIPTKGN; from the exons ATGAGTCCAACAATCTTTTTCTCTATGCTTTTGTTCCTTCTCCCTCTCTACCTTCTCCTGATCGCCTGCAGGAAAAGTTCAAAAAAGCTACCACCAGGTTCTTTGGGTTTGCCCATCATTGGCCAAACTTTCAGCTTCCTAAGTGCCATGAGGAAAAATAGAGCAGAAGAATGGCTTCAGGATAGAATAAGAAAATATGGCCCCATTTCGAAAATGAGCCTTTTGGGGGCCCCAACAGTATTCGTATGCGGTCAGGCTGCAAACAAGTTCTTCTACACCTGTGATGACAGCATACTTGCCAATCAGCAACCATCGTCTGTAAGAAGGCTTTGCGGCGAGAGGAATATCCTAGAATTGAGTGGCCATGAGCACAAGCGTGTTAGAGGAGCTCTTGTATCGATTTTAAAGCCTGAAGTGTTGAAGCAATATGTTGGTAAGATGGATGAAGAAGTCAGAAAGCATTTCAAGATTCATTGGCATGGAAAGAAGAAGGTTTTG GCAATGCCATTGATGAAGACTCTTACCTTCAACGTTATGAGCACACTGATATTCGGAATAGAGCAGGGTGCAAAACGAGAGATACTTGTAGAGCTCTTCCAACAACTGCTGAAGGGTGCTCTTTCTGTACCAATCAATTTTCCCTTCACATGCTTCAACCGTAGCCTCcaagctagaaaaaaaatcagaacgaTTGTCATGGATCTGATTCATGAAAAGAGGGCTGCAATGGAGGATCAAATCACCTCTCCACAACAAGATCTTATCACCACACTGCTTAGACTCAGAAATGCGGACTTTTCAGCAGCATTTTCTGATGAGGAAATAGTGGATAATGTTATCATTATAATGATGGCTGGATATGACACAACTTCCATCCTCCTCAGTTTATTGATCAATCTTTTAGCCAATAATCCATCTGTTTATGCCAGCGTTCTTCAAG AACAAGAGGAGATTGCCAGGAGCAAGGTCTCAGATGACCTTTTGACATGGGATGATCTCCAGAGAATGAGATACACATGGAGAGTAGCGACGGAGTCTCTAAGGATGACCCCTCCGGTGTTCTCCTTCTTCAGGAAGGTCCTAAAAGATTTTGAATATGAAGGATACCTAATTCCCAAAGGATGGCAG GTAAACTGGGCAGCCTGCATGACACACATGGATGAGAGTATCTTCCCAAATCCATCGGATTTTGATCCGGGACATTTTGACAAACAGGCACCAGTTCCTCCATATAGTTTTGTGGCATTCGGAGGCGGAGCTAGAATATGTCCTGGATATGAATTTGCAAGACTTGAAACTCTGATAACAATACATTACCTAGTGAACAGGTTTACATGGAAGCTATGTCACCCAAACATTTATGTTTCAAGGGATCCATTGCCAATTTTCAAGGATGGACTGGAGATAGAAATTGAGCCAAAGATCCCTACCAAAGGCAACTGA